From a region of the Thermus caldilimi genome:
- a CDS encoding aldehyde ferredoxin oxidoreductase family protein: MPKGYHDRVAFVDLSTGRIWYESYGEAFWRSVLGGRALSAYLLLKHVPRGADPLGPENALIFAPGILTGTPISGSGRNTVAAKSPLTGGYGDAEAGGFFGAEMKNAGLDALVILGQAEEPVYLHVEGGEVALHPASHLWGKDPLEVETLLKAAHGPSTRVAQIGIAGENQVLTANVIHDLAHFAGRGGLGAVMGAKRLKAVSARARKDTRPTYHDPALLSTLARRMAGERMERAAGLVTMGTVGTVKPFNLRGVLPSHNFLDGFLEGAEALDGTSLDALGIRIGRDTCYACAIRCKQVVRIEGTGKYDVRPEYGGPEYEGLGALGSTCGVVDPYAVTKANTLCNQYGLDVIGVGVTIASAMEAAEKGYLDDEGLGLRFGNGDALIAAIERLARREGRLGELLALGSRRLSEAIGHPELAMQVKGQEVPMHDPRYKRALGVGYAVSPTGADHNHNLHDTAFAKEGKALKELRFYGEDFAPLPPEDLSEAKIRMLWTKTRERGFVNSLVMCDFVPWTPEEWQEAIYATTGWRLSPKEMLEVGERTLQLTRLFNLREGIGPEEDRLPERFFQPFRKGNPEAHLDPGAFQEGVRTYWRLAGWEKGSVDPGRLRDLGLEEFTPLAQGPQGN, encoded by the coding sequence ATGCCCAAGGGCTATCACGACCGCGTGGCCTTCGTGGACCTCTCCACGGGACGGATCTGGTACGAGAGCTACGGCGAGGCTTTCTGGCGCAGCGTTCTTGGGGGCAGGGCTCTTTCCGCCTACCTTCTTTTGAAGCATGTGCCCAGGGGAGCGGATCCCCTGGGCCCGGAAAACGCCCTTATCTTTGCCCCCGGCATCCTCACCGGCACCCCCATCTCGGGGTCGGGCCGCAACACCGTGGCCGCCAAAAGCCCCCTCACCGGAGGGTATGGGGATGCGGAGGCTGGGGGGTTCTTTGGCGCCGAGATGAAGAACGCCGGCCTGGACGCCCTGGTGATCCTGGGGCAGGCGGAGGAACCCGTATACCTTCACGTGGAGGGTGGCGAGGTGGCCCTTCACCCCGCCTCCCATCTTTGGGGTAAAGACCCCTTGGAAGTGGAAACCCTTCTCAAGGCGGCGCATGGCCCCAGCACCCGTGTGGCCCAGATCGGCATCGCAGGGGAAAACCAAGTTCTCACCGCCAACGTGATCCACGACCTGGCCCACTTCGCCGGGCGAGGGGGCTTGGGGGCGGTGATGGGGGCCAAACGCCTGAAAGCGGTCTCCGCCCGGGCCAGAAAGGATACCCGTCCCACTTACCACGATCCCGCCCTCCTCTCCACCCTGGCCCGGCGTATGGCGGGGGAACGCATGGAAAGGGCCGCGGGCCTGGTCACCATGGGTACCGTGGGCACGGTGAAGCCCTTTAACCTAAGGGGGGTTCTTCCCAGCCATAACTTTCTGGATGGCTTCCTGGAAGGAGCCGAGGCCCTGGACGGCACTAGCCTGGATGCCCTGGGCATCCGCATCGGTCGGGATACCTGCTACGCCTGCGCCATCCGTTGCAAGCAGGTGGTGCGGATCGAGGGCACCGGCAAGTACGACGTGCGCCCCGAGTACGGGGGGCCGGAGTACGAGGGGCTGGGGGCTTTGGGCTCCACCTGTGGGGTGGTGGACCCCTACGCGGTCACCAAGGCCAACACCCTCTGCAACCAGTACGGTCTGGACGTGATCGGGGTGGGGGTGACCATCGCCTCGGCCATGGAGGCCGCGGAGAAGGGCTACCTGGACGATGAGGGTCTGGGGCTCCGCTTCGGCAACGGGGACGCCTTGATCGCTGCCATAGAGAGGCTGGCCCGGAGGGAAGGGCGGCTTGGGGAGCTCTTGGCCTTGGGGTCCAGGCGGCTTTCGGAGGCCATCGGCCATCCGGAGCTGGCCATGCAGGTGAAGGGCCAGGAGGTGCCCATGCACGACCCCCGGTACAAGCGGGCCCTGGGGGTAGGGTATGCGGTGAGCCCAACGGGAGCCGACCACAACCACAACCTGCACGACACCGCCTTCGCCAAGGAGGGGAAGGCCCTAAAGGAGCTTCGCTTCTATGGGGAAGACTTTGCGCCCCTTCCCCCAGAGGACCTTTCCGAGGCCAAAATCCGCATGCTCTGGACCAAGACGAGGGAGCGGGGCTTCGTGAACAGCCTGGTGATGTGCGACTTTGTGCCCTGGACCCCAGAGGAGTGGCAGGAGGCCATCTACGCCACCACAGGCTGGCGGCTTTCCCCTAAGGAGATGCTGGAGGTAGGGGAGAGGACGCTTCAGCTCACCCGGCTTTTCAACCTACGGGAGGGGATCGGTCCGGAGGAGGACCGCCTACCCGAGCGTTTCTTCCAGCCTTTCCGGAAGGGAAATCCCGAGGCCCATCTGGACCCCGGGGCCTTCCAGGAGGGCGTGCGCACCTACTGGCGGCTTGCGGGGTGGGAGAAGGGAAGCGTGGACCCGGGAAGGCTAAGGGACCTGGGTCTTGAGGAGTTTACCCCCCTGGCCCAGGGCCCCCAGGGC
- a CDS encoding ABC transporter substrate-binding protein — protein sequence MRKTLLLMVILGLALAQQAKPEDVIKEQCAKAKVVAELWHGFTGGAPKAALENLVVEFNKGQQGRCVRPVPQGSYRDLSTKIKAAFAAGKVPAMAQAYENNIALYLEAKALLPIESLGVKLQGVNLAFLNAVRFGGVVYGVPFNKSIQVLYYNKDLLKKHGARVPITLEEFVALSKKLSQAEGGPVYWFQPDASTFAYFFFNLGGSYLKNGKLVLNSKEAVEALTLLQNGVREGWAKAITSGYINQNLGSGPYAFSVDTSAGYTYYRQGAKFDLGVATLPGRTSGQVGFALVQGTNLVVFRQASKEEQAVAKDFLQFVLSPRAQAVFATATGYVPVTEGALKDAVYQTYATENPDFATIVRQSRYAKFEPALAEWEQIRFDILGQAIKEAILNKADPKSALDKAQKLAEDLLAGKTR from the coding sequence GTGAGGAAAACGCTTTTGCTGATGGTGATTTTAGGGTTGGCCCTGGCCCAGCAGGCCAAGCCCGAGGACGTCATCAAGGAGCAGTGCGCCAAGGCCAAGGTGGTGGCCGAGCTCTGGCACGGCTTCACTGGAGGGGCGCCCAAGGCCGCCTTGGAGAACCTGGTGGTGGAGTTCAACAAGGGCCAGCAGGGGCGGTGCGTGCGCCCCGTACCCCAGGGGAGCTACCGGGACCTCTCCACCAAGATTAAGGCGGCCTTCGCCGCGGGGAAGGTTCCGGCCATGGCCCAGGCCTACGAGAACAACATCGCCCTGTACCTCGAGGCCAAGGCCCTTCTGCCCATTGAGTCCTTGGGGGTGAAGCTTCAGGGGGTGAACCTGGCCTTCCTGAACGCCGTGCGCTTCGGGGGGGTAGTCTACGGGGTGCCCTTCAACAAGAGCATCCAGGTCCTCTACTACAACAAGGACCTCCTCAAGAAGCACGGGGCCAGGGTGCCCATCACCCTCGAGGAGTTCGTGGCCTTAAGCAAGAAGCTCTCCCAGGCCGAAGGGGGCCCGGTCTACTGGTTCCAACCGGACGCCTCCACCTTCGCCTACTTCTTCTTCAACCTTGGAGGAAGCTACCTGAAAAACGGCAAGCTGGTCCTGAACTCCAAGGAGGCGGTGGAGGCCCTCACCCTCCTGCAAAACGGGGTGAGGGAGGGTTGGGCCAAGGCCATTACCTCCGGGTACATCAACCAGAACCTGGGCTCCGGCCCTTACGCCTTCAGCGTGGATACCTCCGCGGGCTACACCTATTACCGCCAGGGGGCTAAGTTTGACCTAGGGGTGGCCACCCTGCCGGGCCGCACCTCCGGCCAGGTGGGCTTCGCCCTGGTCCAGGGCACCAACCTGGTGGTCTTCCGCCAGGCCAGCAAGGAGGAGCAGGCGGTGGCCAAGGACTTCCTGCAGTTTGTCCTCTCCCCCAGGGCCCAGGCGGTCTTCGCCACCGCCACCGGGTACGTGCCGGTGACCGAGGGAGCTCTGAAGGATGCGGTCTACCAGACCTACGCTACCGAGAACCCCGACTTCGCCACCATCGTGCGCCAAAGCCGCTACGCTAAGTTTGAGCCGGCTTTGGCGGAGTGGGAGCAGATCCGCTTTGACATCCTGGGCCAGGCCATCAAGGAGGCCATTTTGAACAAGGCGGATCCCAAGTCCGCCCTGGACAAGGCCCAGAAGCTGGCCGAGGACCTTTTGGCGGGGAAGACCCGCTAG